The Balneola sp. MJW-20 genome window below encodes:
- a CDS encoding YfiT family bacillithiol transferase, translating to MDQRFPIGQFSFKGDEDNSVFDNWVEDIAWLPERIRNSIEGCSDHDLDESYRDGGWNAKELILHLVDSHLNAIIRIKLALTEDKPEIRPYDQDAWVETESKLDIPLELSLNMLENVHEKMARIFSNLTDEELKREYIHPESGAFSLRKAAALYAWHSNHHLAHINFITEKAKS from the coding sequence ATGGATCAAAGATTTCCCATAGGTCAGTTTAGTTTTAAAGGAGACGAGGATAACAGTGTATTTGATAACTGGGTAGAAGATATTGCCTGGTTACCGGAAAGGATACGGAATAGCATTGAAGGTTGTTCTGATCATGATCTTGATGAATCTTATCGTGATGGCGGGTGGAATGCTAAAGAGCTAATCCTTCATCTTGTCGATAGTCACCTGAATGCTATTATCAGAATTAAACTGGCCTTAACCGAAGATAAGCCGGAGATCCGTCCATACGACCAGGATGCCTGGGTAGAGACGGAAAGTAAACTTGATATTCCGCTGGAGCTGAGCCTGAACATGCTGGAAAATGTACATGAGAAAATGGCCCGGATCTTTTCAAATCTCACAGATGAGGAACTGAAAAGAGAATATATTCATCCAGAATCAGGTGCTTTCAGTTTGAGAAAAGCTGCTGCCCTGTATGCCTGGCACAGTAATCACCACCTGGCTCATATTAATTTCATAACCGAAAAAGCGAAGTCCTGA
- the dtd gene encoding D-aminoacyl-tRNA deacylase: MKVVLQRVKSASVKVGKEITGAIDQGVLLLVGIHNDDTDEQIEWICNKIIKLRIFEDDEGKMNRSVADINGGILVVSQFTLYADVKKGTRPGFSEAADPGYAEELYDRMIDYFEKHSDLNIQTGKFGAMMNVKLENDGPVTIILEK; this comes from the coding sequence ATGAAAGTCGTACTTCAGCGCGTGAAATCAGCCAGTGTTAAGGTTGGCAAAGAAATAACCGGGGCAATTGATCAAGGAGTTTTACTGCTGGTAGGTATACATAATGATGATACGGATGAGCAGATCGAATGGATATGCAACAAGATCATCAAACTCAGGATCTTTGAGGATGATGAGGGTAAAATGAACCGTTCTGTTGCAGACATAAACGGAGGAATTCTCGTAGTATCCCAGTTCACTTTATATGCAGATGTCAAAAAAGGAACCCGTCCGGGATTTAGTGAAGCAGCTGATCCGGGGTACGCGGAAGAGTTATACGACCGAATGATTGATTACTTTGAAAAACATTCTGATCTGAATATTCAGACCGGTAAATTCGGAGCGATGATGAATGTTAAACTCGAAAATGATGGTCCGGTCACTATAATTCTGGAGAAATAA
- a CDS encoding YiiX/YebB-like N1pC/P60 family cysteine hydrolase, translated as MKKTIYKPLVFVPSLLIIIFLILMIPVQDDIQVKRPGESVPFIWDQDNRWESLESSFTQALREEDEVLKQRIDSLNKEADKIYLQLNGTEIRPGSEELKNLLDLFFETGSYVAAFPEETTGFLDRYSRYRRLVKKASVSWDIEDRKSRDALYKYLYGMRAAAEEVLLQSESPIDPVLYVDEVASETPSTDILGIEVHSGDLLVSRGGAEVSALISRGNDFPGNFSHVALIYIEEGTNIPYLVEAHIERGVAIATLEEYLRDRKLRFMVLRPRPDLPEIMEDPMIPHKAAKLMFEEVQNRHIPYDFKMDFYDEEAMFCSEVGSYAYASEGITLWQAESTISSDGIVRLLKTFGVENFVTQMPSDLEYDPQLSVVAEWRDTESLMEDHVYNAVIDAMLVCAGQGKEVDYNAWYLPLARVLKGYSMILNLFENHGPVPEGMSATQALKNNSFVDEHATYKEEVYSKVESFKKERGYNPPYWELVKMAENTTSCSEN; from the coding sequence ATGAAAAAAACAATCTATAAACCACTGGTATTTGTCCCTTCACTACTGATCATCATTTTTCTGATCCTGATGATTCCTGTTCAGGATGATATTCAGGTTAAAAGACCCGGGGAATCCGTACCCTTTATATGGGATCAGGATAATAGATGGGAATCTCTGGAAAGCAGTTTTACTCAGGCTCTCAGGGAAGAGGATGAAGTGCTTAAGCAAAGGATAGATTCTTTAAATAAAGAGGCGGATAAGATCTACTTACAGTTGAATGGTACAGAGATCCGTCCCGGATCTGAAGAACTGAAAAACCTGCTTGATTTATTCTTTGAAACCGGTTCTTATGTGGCGGCATTTCCGGAAGAAACGACTGGATTTCTGGACCGTTATTCCCGCTATCGCCGACTGGTAAAAAAAGCTTCAGTCAGCTGGGATATAGAGGACCGAAAGAGCCGGGATGCACTTTATAAATATCTGTATGGAATGAGAGCAGCTGCTGAAGAAGTGTTATTGCAGTCAGAATCTCCGATCGACCCTGTTCTATATGTAGACGAGGTGGCATCTGAAACACCATCTACAGATATATTGGGAATTGAAGTACATAGCGGAGATCTGCTGGTATCAAGGGGTGGAGCGGAAGTGTCTGCTCTGATATCAAGAGGAAATGATTTTCCGGGTAACTTTTCTCACGTTGCTCTCATCTATATCGAAGAGGGAACAAATATTCCCTACCTGGTGGAGGCTCATATAGAAAGAGGAGTCGCTATAGCTACACTGGAAGAATATCTGCGTGATCGTAAACTCAGGTTCATGGTTTTAAGACCGAGACCGGATCTGCCTGAGATCATGGAAGACCCAATGATACCTCATAAAGCAGCAAAACTGATGTTCGAAGAAGTTCAAAACCGGCATATTCCGTATGACTTTAAAATGGATTTCTATGATGAAGAAGCAATGTTTTGTTCGGAGGTAGGATCTTATGCTTATGCAAGCGAAGGTATTACACTCTGGCAGGCTGAGTCAACCATATCATCGGATGGAATTGTACGATTGCTTAAAACTTTCGGAGTGGAGAATTTTGTGACCCAGATGCCCTCCGATCTTGAGTACGATCCACAGCTGTCGGTAGTAGCTGAATGGAGAGATACCGAGTCGCTGATGGAAGATCATGTATATAATGCGGTGATCGATGCCATGCTGGTGTGTGCCGGTCAGGGGAAAGAAGTAGATTACAATGCCTGGTATCTGCCATTAGCCAGGGTATTGAAAGGCTATAGTATGATCCTGAATCTTTTTGAAAATCATGGTCCCGTACCGGAGGGAATGAGTGCGACTCAGGCACTTAAGAATAACTCCTTTGTGGATGAACATGCCACCTATAAAGAAGAGGTCTATAGTAAAGTGGAGTCTTTTAAAAAGGAGAGGGGATATAATCCACCATATTGGGAATTAGTCAAAATGGCTGAAAATACGACGAGCTGTTCAGAGAATTAA
- a CDS encoding cyanophycinase: MKNILTTLSLVLFMSTFSFSDAEAQMKEEVLTRGPESGTLIIIGGAARDPIFREKFINLAGGENARIIIVPTAQGADRVEERDPEYARLKAPFEEIGVRSVHVLNTEDPEVANQESFIEPIKEATGVWFTGGRQWRIADGFLDTKAHNEFNKLLERGGVIAGSSAGATIQGSYLARGDSRTNTIMMGDHEEGLSFVENVAIDQHLFARNRQFDMFEILDNRPELLGIGLDEDTGIVVQGNTFEVIGNSLVAIYDGTRWSAERDTVYVLPEGSREFYVLRAGQKYDMLNREVIRN, translated from the coding sequence ATGAAAAATATTCTGACTACCCTCTCCTTAGTACTATTCATGAGTACCTTTTCTTTTTCTGATGCTGAAGCTCAGATGAAAGAAGAAGTCCTTACCAGAGGACCTGAATCCGGAACACTGATAATTATTGGTGGAGCTGCCCGGGACCCGATCTTTCGGGAAAAATTTATTAACCTTGCCGGTGGTGAAAATGCGCGGATCATTATCGTACCAACCGCACAGGGAGCAGATAGAGTAGAGGAAAGAGATCCGGAATATGCCCGCCTTAAAGCTCCATTTGAAGAGATCGGAGTACGATCGGTTCACGTACTGAATACAGAAGATCCTGAAGTTGCGAACCAGGAAAGTTTTATTGAACCGATCAAAGAGGCAACAGGCGTGTGGTTTACCGGCGGAAGACAGTGGAGAATCGCGGATGGTTTTCTGGATACCAAAGCTCATAATGAATTCAATAAGTTACTGGAGCGGGGCGGGGTGATCGCCGGGTCATCAGCCGGAGCAACCATACAAGGCTCCTATCTGGCCAGAGGTGATTCCCGTACCAATACCATCATGATGGGAGATCATGAAGAAGGATTGAGCTTCGTAGAAAATGTGGCCATAGACCAGCATTTATTTGCAAGAAACCGGCAGTTCGATATGTTTGAAATTCTGGACAACCGGCCGGAATTACTGGGTATCGGGCTGGATGAAGACACCGGGATCGTGGTACAGGGAAATACTTTTGAGGTAATTGGGAACAGCCTGGTTGCTATTTATGACGGAACCAGATGGTCGGCAGAAAGAGATACCGTTTATGTGCTCCCTGAAGGATCCAGAGAATTTTATGTATTAAGAGCCGGACAAAAGTATGATATGCTAAACAGAGAAGTGATCCGGAATTAA
- the glpK gene encoding glycerol kinase GlpK — protein sequence MDKRYVLAIDQGTTSSRAIIFDKKGKIRSVAQKEFRQIFPDDGWVEHDAMEIWKTQVGVIAEAISACGAEGIDIAAIGITNQRETTVVWDRTSGKPVYNAIVWQDRRTSDYCDHLKKEGWTEKIRNKTGLIPDSYFSGTKIRWILNNVEGAREKAGRGELAFGTIDSWLIWNLTRGKVHVTDVSNASRTMLFNINTMEWDQDLLELMEIPRNMLPEVRSSSELYGKTCTKILADELPIAGIAGDQQAALFGQMCMEPGMLKNTYGTGSFIMFNTGEKPIFSKNKLLTTVGWEINGKVTYALEGSIFIAGAVVQWLRDGLGLIKSSEDIEKLALTVKDNGGVYLVPAFAGLGAPHWDQRARGAIFGLTRGTEAGHIARAALEGIALQVNDVIKAMEADSGIDIKELRVDGGATVNDTLMQFQSDILGIPLIRPAILETTALGAAYLAGLAVGFWKDVDDIRNQWVTDKRFEPAMDQDQVNKITLKWDKAISKSKGWIENGS from the coding sequence ATGGATAAACGATATGTGCTTGCAATAGATCAGGGTACAACCAGTTCAAGAGCGATCATATTCGATAAAAAGGGGAAGATAAGATCGGTTGCGCAGAAAGAATTCCGGCAGATTTTTCCGGATGATGGCTGGGTTGAGCATGATGCTATGGAGATCTGGAAGACCCAGGTCGGTGTAATCGCTGAAGCCATTTCAGCATGTGGTGCAGAAGGGATCGATATTGCCGCTATAGGCATCACCAATCAGCGGGAAACCACAGTAGTTTGGGACCGCACCTCCGGTAAACCCGTTTATAATGCTATTGTGTGGCAGGACCGGCGAACTTCTGATTATTGTGACCACTTAAAAAAAGAAGGATGGACCGAAAAGATCAGAAACAAAACCGGACTCATTCCGGACAGTTACTTTTCAGGAACTAAGATCCGCTGGATACTAAACAACGTGGAAGGTGCGCGTGAAAAAGCAGGCAGAGGAGAACTGGCTTTTGGTACTATTGACAGCTGGCTTATATGGAACCTGACCCGGGGAAAAGTTCATGTGACCGATGTATCAAATGCTTCCCGAACGATGCTTTTCAATATTAATACCATGGAATGGGATCAGGATCTGCTGGAGCTAATGGAGATCCCGAGAAATATGTTGCCCGAGGTAAGGTCCTCCAGCGAACTTTATGGAAAAACCTGCACAAAGATCTTAGCCGATGAATTGCCGATAGCCGGTATAGCCGGTGATCAGCAGGCTGCTTTATTTGGTCAAATGTGTATGGAGCCCGGAATGCTGAAGAACACTTATGGGACCGGGTCCTTCATCATGTTCAATACCGGTGAAAAACCGATCTTTTCAAAAAATAAACTTCTGACCACAGTAGGATGGGAGATAAACGGGAAAGTTACTTATGCCCTGGAAGGTAGCATCTTTATTGCCGGCGCGGTAGTACAATGGCTGAGAGACGGGCTGGGGTTGATCAAGTCATCTGAAGATATTGAGAAACTTGCGCTAACGGTTAAGGATAATGGGGGGGTGTACCTGGTTCCGGCCTTTGCGGGATTAGGTGCACCTCACTGGGATCAAAGGGCCAGAGGCGCCATCTTTGGTCTGACCCGGGGAACCGAAGCAGGGCACATTGCCAGAGCTGCACTTGAAGGAATTGCCTTACAGGTCAATGACGTGATCAAAGCAATGGAGGCTGATTCCGGAATTGATATTAAAGAGCTGAGGGTAGACGGTGGAGCAACAGTCAATGATACGCTCATGCAGTTTCAGTCAGATATCTTAGGTATTCCATTGATACGACCAGCGATCCTTGAAACAACGGCCTTAGGTGCCGCTTATCTGGCCGGGCTGGCCGTGGGGTTCTGGAAAGATGTAGATGATATCCGCAATCAGTGGGTAACGGATAAGAGGTTTGAGCCTGCCATGGATCAGGATCAGGTAAATAAGATCACCCTGAAGTGGGATAAGGCGATATCGAAATCAAAAGGCTGGATAGAGAACGGATCATAA
- a CDS encoding FAD-dependent oxidoreductase codes for MQRENFIQQVEEQNEFWDVIVIGGGSTGLGVAVDAASRGYHTLLLEMHDFAKGTSSRSTKLVHGGVRYLQQGDVSLVIEALRERGLMIQNAPHLVNHQSFIVPSYEWWNGPFYGAGLKVYDALAGKLGINKSRNLSREETMEKIPTLEPEGLRGGVIYYDGQFDDARFAINLAQTVMDEGGIPLNYMKVTALIKNNSGFVEGVEARDMITGKDHTINGRVVINATGIFTDNIIHMDDPDQGDIIQCAQGVHIVLDKEFMPGDTAIMVPETEDGRVLFAVPWHNKVIVGTTDTPIDKPTLEPVALEEEIDFILDHAEKYLIRNPTRKDVKSVFAGLRPLVRPDDSKKTSQISRSHHLQVSESGLVTITGGKWTTYRKMAEDTVDQAIMIAGLEMVHCKTQELRIHGWLKYSDRSDHLYTYGSDKVGIKKLVEADPFLGEKLHKDLPYIKAEVVWAVRHEMAQTVEDVLSRRTRALLLDAKASVEMVPEVAAIMAGEFGRGKDWINSEVREYTQLAKNYILS; via the coding sequence ATGCAAAGGGAAAATTTTATTCAGCAGGTTGAAGAACAGAATGAGTTCTGGGATGTGATCGTTATTGGGGGCGGTTCAACCGGGCTTGGTGTTGCAGTTGATGCGGCCTCACGGGGGTACCACACCTTATTGCTTGAAATGCATGACTTTGCAAAAGGTACCTCAAGCCGAAGTACAAAGCTGGTACATGGAGGAGTTCGGTATCTTCAGCAGGGAGATGTGTCTCTGGTAATAGAAGCTCTGCGCGAAAGAGGTCTGATGATCCAGAATGCTCCGCACCTTGTTAATCATCAGTCATTTATTGTTCCAAGTTATGAATGGTGGAATGGTCCTTTTTATGGGGCCGGACTAAAAGTTTATGATGCTCTGGCCGGGAAACTCGGGATTAATAAATCCAGAAATCTGTCCCGAGAAGAAACCATGGAAAAGATACCAACCCTTGAACCGGAAGGACTCAGAGGTGGAGTGATCTATTATGATGGTCAGTTTGATGATGCACGCTTTGCCATTAATCTTGCTCAAACAGTGATGGATGAAGGGGGTATTCCTCTGAACTATATGAAGGTCACAGCTCTGATCAAGAATAACAGCGGATTTGTGGAAGGTGTTGAGGCCCGGGATATGATTACCGGGAAAGATCATACCATTAACGGACGGGTCGTGATCAATGCGACCGGAATTTTTACGGACAACATTATTCATATGGACGATCCCGATCAGGGTGATATCATACAATGTGCCCAGGGGGTTCATATTGTACTGGATAAAGAGTTTATGCCGGGTGATACTGCGATCATGGTTCCTGAGACCGAAGACGGCCGGGTGTTATTTGCAGTTCCATGGCACAACAAAGTGATCGTTGGAACCACCGATACACCCATCGATAAACCTACCCTGGAACCGGTGGCGCTGGAGGAAGAGATCGACTTCATTTTGGACCATGCGGAAAAATATCTGATCAGAAACCCCACCAGAAAAGATGTGAAAAGCGTTTTTGCCGGATTAAGGCCATTGGTTAGACCGGATGACTCAAAAAAAACATCTCAGATCTCCAGAAGTCATCACCTGCAGGTATCAGAGTCAGGGTTAGTGACCATCACAGGTGGTAAATGGACCACCTATCGGAAAATGGCGGAGGATACCGTTGATCAGGCTATTATGATCGCAGGACTGGAGATGGTTCATTGCAAGACCCAGGAGCTGAGGATCCATGGCTGGCTTAAATATTCTGATCGGTCAGATCATTTATATACTTATGGCTCTGACAAGGTGGGGATTAAAAAACTGGTAGAAGCAGACCCGTTCTTAGGAGAAAAACTTCACAAAGACCTTCCATATATAAAAGCGGAGGTAGTATGGGCAGTCAGGCATGAAATGGCACAGACTGTGGAAGATGTGCTTTCACGCAGAACAAGGGCACTGCTTCTGGATGCAAAGGCCAGTGTTGAAATGGTTCCTGAAGTAGCTGCGATCATGGCCGGAGAGTTCGGAAGAGGGAAGGACTGGATAAACTCAGAGGTCAGGGAGTATACTCAACTTGCTAAAAACTATATTCTAAGCTAA
- a CDS encoding MIP/aquaporin family protein → MTEFWGEVLGTFLLLLLGNGVVANVILDKTKGNTEGFFAINWGWGIAVFVGVYTVAPISGAHINPAVTLGLAMSGLFNWGLVPLYIAGQFLGAMLGSGLVYVAYKDQFSATEDSATKRAVFCTAPEVRNYLNNMVSEIIATFVLVLGVLYLAVPDVGLGAISALPVALLVFGIGVSLGGPTGYAINPARDLGPRIMHALIPMNNKGDSDWAYSWVPVAGPVIGSALAALAYYALPF, encoded by the coding sequence ATGACTGAATTCTGGGGTGAAGTACTGGGAACTTTCTTACTGTTACTGCTGGGTAACGGTGTGGTGGCAAACGTGATACTGGATAAGACCAAAGGTAATACAGAAGGCTTCTTTGCGATCAACTGGGGATGGGGTATAGCAGTATTTGTGGGAGTGTATACAGTTGCTCCTATCAGCGGGGCTCACATCAACCCGGCAGTAACCCTCGGGCTGGCCATGTCCGGGCTTTTTAACTGGGGGCTGGTGCCTCTTTATATAGCCGGACAATTTCTTGGAGCCATGCTTGGAAGCGGCCTGGTCTATGTAGCTTACAAGGATCAGTTCAGTGCAACCGAAGATAGTGCTACGAAAAGGGCTGTTTTTTGTACAGCCCCGGAGGTAAGGAATTATTTAAATAATATGGTATCTGAGATCATAGCAACCTTTGTTCTGGTACTTGGAGTACTTTATCTGGCGGTTCCTGATGTTGGACTGGGAGCAATATCTGCGTTACCGGTTGCTTTGCTGGTTTTCGGAATAGGGGTATCTCTGGGTGGGCCAACCGGTTATGCAATTAATCCAGCAAGGGATCTGGGTCCAAGGATCATGCATGCACTTATTCCCATGAATAATAAAGGAGACAGTGACTGGGCCTATTCATGGGTTCCGGTAGCTGGACCGGTTATAGGATCGGCTCTCGCCGCATTAGCTTACTATGCGTTACCCTTTTAA
- a CDS encoding adenylate kinase, with translation MNIILFGPPGAGKGTQAKLLQEEFQIPQLSTGDIFRAAIKNETPLGVKVKSILDAGELVPDQTVVDLVADELKKEKYSGGYILDGFPRTVPQAEAFDRMLENNNASLDAFIELSVPEEELVKRILSRGEGRSDDTEDKVKNRLSVYQNETKPVLNHYQKQDLVKHIDGIGTVEEIFDRIKSELKEIA, from the coding sequence ATGAATATTATACTATTCGGACCTCCCGGAGCCGGAAAAGGTACGCAGGCGAAACTGTTGCAGGAAGAATTTCAGATTCCGCAATTATCGACCGGTGATATCTTCAGAGCTGCTATTAAAAATGAGACTCCGCTCGGTGTAAAGGTGAAATCTATACTGGATGCCGGTGAACTGGTACCTGATCAGACCGTTGTGGATCTGGTTGCTGATGAACTAAAGAAGGAAAAGTACTCCGGCGGTTACATCCTGGATGGATTCCCAAGAACTGTTCCTCAGGCTGAGGCATTTGATCGTATGCTGGAAAATAATAATGCCAGCCTGGATGCTTTTATTGAGCTGTCTGTTCCGGAAGAAGAACTGGTTAAAAGAATCCTGTCCAGAGGAGAAGGGCGCTCTGATGACACGGAAGACAAAGTAAAGAACCGGTTATCAGTTTATCAAAACGAGACCAAACCTGTTCTTAATCATTATCAGAAACAGGACCTCGTAAAGCATATCGACGGGATAGGTACGGTGGAAGAAATCTTTGACCGCATCAAAAGTGAGCTGAAAGAGATCGCCTGA
- the rplS gene encoding 50S ribosomal protein L19 → MDKLKLVEQTLINEDIPHFTAGDTVNVHYRVREGEKERIQQYEGVVISERGSGPNKTFTVRKMSNNVGVERIFPLNSPFIAKIDVKRKGKVRRSKLFYLRSRRGKAARIQEKETR, encoded by the coding sequence ATGGATAAGTTAAAACTTGTTGAACAAACCCTGATCAATGAGGACATTCCTCATTTCACAGCAGGTGATACTGTAAATGTGCACTATCGTGTGCGTGAGGGTGAAAAGGAGCGTATTCAGCAATACGAAGGTGTTGTGATCTCTGAAAGAGGAAGCGGTCCTAATAAAACCTTTACTGTTCGCAAGATGAGTAATAACGTTGGAGTAGAGCGTATTTTCCCGCTTAACTCTCCGTTTATTGCAAAGATCGATGTAAAAAGAAAAGGTAAAGTCAGAAGATCCAAGCTGTTCTATCTGCGCTCTCGTCGTGGTAAGGCTGCCAGAATTCAGGAAAAAGAAACACGGTAA
- the trmD gene encoding tRNA (guanosine(37)-N1)-methyltransferase TrmD translates to MRIDIISAVPALLQGPLDHSIVKNAIDKDLVEIHIHDLRDHTEDKHNKIDDYPYGGGAGMVLTAQPIFSCIEMLTDEREYDEIIFTAPDGKVFDQADANTLSLKKNIIILCGHYKGVDQRVRDALITSEYSIGDYVLSGGELPAMVIADAIVRLIPGAMGDSASALDDSFQDGLLDAPVYTRPNTFKGLKVPEVLLSGDPKKVTQWKREQSLKRTKERREDLYKKFKKEH, encoded by the coding sequence ATGAGAATCGATATAATATCAGCTGTACCCGCTTTATTACAGGGTCCACTTGATCACAGCATTGTTAAAAATGCTATCGATAAAGATCTGGTTGAGATCCACATTCATGACCTGAGAGATCATACTGAAGATAAACACAATAAAATCGATGATTACCCTTATGGAGGTGGCGCCGGAATGGTGCTGACTGCCCAGCCAATATTCAGCTGCATCGAAATGCTTACAGATGAGCGTGAATATGATGAGATCATTTTCACTGCCCCTGACGGTAAGGTATTTGATCAGGCCGATGCGAACACCCTTTCACTGAAAAAGAATATTATCATTCTTTGCGGACACTATAAGGGTGTTGATCAGAGAGTCAGAGACGCACTGATAACCTCAGAATATTCTATTGGTGATTATGTGTTGTCCGGAGGCGAGTTACCAGCCATGGTTATTGCGGATGCTATTGTTCGTCTGATTCCCGGAGCAATGGGTGACTCTGCCAGCGCACTGGATGATTCTTTCCAGGATGGTTTGCTGGACGCCCCGGTTTACACACGTCCCAATACTTTCAAAGGATTGAAAGTACCGGAGGTTTTATTATCGGGTGATCCTAAGAAAGTCACCCAATGGAAAAGAGAGCAGTCTCTGAAGCGTACCAAAGAACGAAGAGAAGATTTATATAAAAAGTTTAAGAAAGAACATTAA
- the rimM gene encoding ribosome maturation factor RimM (Essential for efficient processing of 16S rRNA) codes for MDRGQDFTEVGRIVRSHGLTGMVKAQFESVNAEILSSIDLFYLRNDRGDLYPVRLQECRPDVSSPDLFFVQFENISDRSAADRIKDHAIFVESKHVPVLLSETDSEFDELIDCEVIDQNDNSVGLVTDVILSPAHPILQVSSPEGSLMIPYVDHFIEDVDEGFIYCINLDELEGL; via the coding sequence ATGGATCGGGGACAGGACTTCACTGAAGTAGGGCGAATTGTACGTTCACACGGCCTGACCGGAATGGTTAAGGCTCAGTTTGAAAGTGTGAATGCCGAGATCCTTTCTTCAATCGACCTGTTTTACCTTCGTAATGATAGGGGAGACCTCTATCCGGTACGATTGCAGGAATGCCGGCCGGATGTCAGTTCTCCTGATTTGTTCTTTGTACAATTTGAAAATATCTCTGATCGCAGCGCGGCAGACCGGATAAAAGATCATGCGATCTTTGTTGAAAGCAAGCATGTACCGGTACTGTTAAGTGAAACGGATTCAGAGTTTGATGAACTGATCGATTGCGAAGTGATCGATCAAAATGATAACTCTGTTGGATTGGTGACTGATGTCATCCTGAGTCCCGCTCACCCGATATTGCAGGTCAGTTCTCCGGAAGGAAGTCTGATGATACCTTATGTTGATCATTTTATAGAAGATGTTGATGAAGGTTTCATCTATTGTATTAATCTTGATGAACTCGAAGGATTATGA
- the rpsP gene encoding 30S ribosomal protein S16 codes for MLRIRLQRKGRKKRPVYHIVVADSRSPRDGRIIEQIGRYDNVTEKKEVVLNEERIFYWLDSGAQPSDTVRKILRREGLLYKRHLMMWGKSEEEIEEALSEWRSYRESKDDSEVSRKEQQKEILAAEEKEYKKQLQEKAAKAAAEVEAEAAAEEAEEEAAAEAVEESAEEEAPAEETAEAEEMEAVAEEEVADEPEAVEESAEEAETETAEEAEEEAPSEEETEAAAEEEETTEEEAPAEEEKAEAPGQVSTDMTAKEAIDHINNTDLADLKGFVPEDEDRVTVQRAWESKQEG; via the coding sequence TTGTTAAGAATTAGACTTCAACGCAAAGGACGTAAAAAGCGCCCCGTATATCATATCGTTGTTGCAGACAGCCGCTCACCAAGAGACGGCCGAATCATCGAACAGATCGGGCGTTACGACAATGTAACCGAGAAAAAAGAAGTAGTTCTGAATGAAGAACGCATTTTTTACTGGTTAGACAGCGGTGCACAGCCATCTGATACTGTACGCAAAATATTAAGACGCGAAGGCCTTCTATATAAGCGCCACCTCATGATGTGGGGTAAGAGCGAAGAAGAGATCGAAGAAGCACTGTCTGAATGGAGATCTTACAGAGAATCCAAAGATGATTCTGAGGTATCCAGAAAAGAACAGCAAAAAGAGATCTTAGCCGCTGAAGAAAAAGAATATAAGAAACAGCTTCAGGAAAAGGCTGCCAAAGCCGCAGCTGAAGTAGAAGCAGAAGCCGCTGCTGAAGAGGCTGAAGAGGAAGCTGCCGCAGAAGCAGTAGAAGAATCAGCTGAAGAAGAAGCTCCTGCTGAAGAGACTGCAGAAGCAGAAGAAATGGAAGCTGTTGCTGAAGAAGAAGTAGCAGATGAGCCGGAAGCAGTAGAAGAATCAGCTGAAGAAGCAGAAACTGAAACTGCAGAGGAAGCTGAAGAAGAAGCCCCTTCAGAGGAAGAAACTGAGGCTGCTGCCGAAGAGGAAGAAACTACAGAAGAAGAAGCTCCTGCCGAAGAAGAAAAAGCAGAAGCACCCGGACAGGTTTCTACCGATATGACTGCAAAGGAAGCTATCGATCATATTAATAATACTGATCTGGCTGACCTTAAAGGATTTGTTCCTGAGGACGAAGACCGTGTTACGGTTCAGCGAGCCTGGGAAAGTAAGCAAGAAGGTTAA